The nucleotide sequence TAATGCAGTCGTGGTGAGCAACAAATCATTATTATCCAAAACTTTCATACACAAACTATGCGTTAATTCAGACTGTACTCGCTTTAACCTCCCCGTGTGTTTCCATCTTTCCTTTCTAGGATTCTGAGGCCTCAGTGAACGGATGCGTCAGATGTTGATGAGGCTCGACTAGTGTGGACCACTGATTCTCCAGCTGCGTGCGTGTCAATCTGGTCTCGGTGGTTGGAGGAACGCTGTGACTTTATCCCTCATCCATCGTATCTCCCTCATCTGTCTCTCCCTCCCCCTCACGCCGGGGCCCATGTCTGCCAGCGGAGGGTCCATGGAGGGAAGTCGAGCCGTGGAGGACGAGGAGGCGCAGGACAGCTGCTGCGGGGAGGAAGACTCATCCCCGGTGGTGGAACGGAGGAACCGCAGCGGCATCATCAGTGCTCCCCTCAGCAAGAGCCTGAAGCGGTCTCGGGCTCTCTCGCAGTATATCGCCACCTGCTCGGCTGCCGCCGTGGCTAGTGTTGCTAACGCTAACAGACTCGCTCAGAGCTCCATGGTAGCCTCAGGTGTCAAAGCTCATCCTACAGCCAGCCAGCACAGGTCACAGGTCGGCTACGCCAAACTGGACCGGGGCGCATTGGTGTCCGGTCTCCTGGACTCTCCTAGCGGCCTGCATCTGGCTCAGGCTGCTGAGCTCCTTCGGCGGGCCGGGATGTTGCTTCCGGTTAGCGACCCTTCCAATGTTAATGTGGGCGGAGACATGGAGACAGTCTCAGCCTCTGATTCGCTGGGCAGTGTGATGGACTTCCCGTTGCTCGGTAACGGCGGAGTGGGCGGCAGCTTTCCGTATCACCCGGGGCTCTTCATAATGACGCCGGCGGGAGTGTTTCTCGCAGACGGGGCTCTTTCACATGTAACGGGCGCATCGGAACACCAGCAGACGCAGAGCGAGATTTCATCGGCCATCAGCGCCAAcggaaagaaaaagaggaagcgGTGCGGCCTGTGTCCTCCGTGCCGGCGCAGGATTAACTGCGAACAGTGCAGCAGCTGCCGCAACCGCAAAACCGGCCATCAGATCTGCAAGTTCCGCAAGTGCGAAGAGCTCAAAAAGAAACCCGCCGGCGGGCTGGAGGTAAGATGGTGAGCAATGAGCACTACATTCATCAACTGTTCTGACTGAATGCGAGACTCAAACTTGCGTCATCTGCATTGGTACCACAGCTGAATGCCTGAGAACTAAAGGCCCTTTCACATTGAGCGTTACGCGGTAAAGCGAGGTGAATCACTGACATACTCAGTGTTCACATCAAACAGGAAATGAATGACCGCCTATGGCAAATTCATGCCTGTGTTGCCATATATGAATCTGATACATGGTAATATATGCTAATTACATGACATACTCAAGATCATGTTTAGATTTCACATGTATAAAATATATCATATAtgcaaaatttgtttaaaatattgcatatatatttgtgtttatgtatatatgtatgtatgtatatttctaaacataatagttttaataactcatttctaataactgatttgttttatctttgacatatatatatatatatatatatatatatatatatatacatatatatatatatatatatatatatatatatatatatatatatatacatatatatatatatatacatacatatataaaaaaaatatatatatatgtcaaagataaaacaaatcagttattagaaatgagttattaaaactattatgtttagaaatatgttgaaaaaatcttctatccgttaaacagaaattgagataaaaataaacaggggggctaataattctgactttaactatatatatatatatatatatatatatatatatatatatatatatatatatatatatatatatatatatatgacaaatgacaaagaaatgtttaatcttgtattgcattttaaattatgacaatacctatatttatttttgtcatgtgtgacaGTTAAAATGCAATAAACGATTAAACATTACTTTGTCATTCACGGACTTCTTGTCATAAAAACtgctgttattaatttttaaacaatattctcTTTAAAAATTATGTCTTAATGGCATTTTTGCTCTCTATTTGTCAGCTACTCCTATATATTAGGGCTGGGAGATTTGGCCTAAATTCTAAATCTTGATtagttgaacattttaactcgattacaattaatgaacgattattttatttatttaatttttttgtcctCATAGTTCACGGATAGGTTTCGTACAAAAAAATATGCTCACATGTAATGTACTCACAAAAGTATGAAACCACTCGAAGGCTTTGACACAAGTATATAGTTGCCTTAACAGAGATAGGTCACATGACTCCACTCATGGTAGCGGAAGTatttgaaaaaattgacctggaaaaatttgattgTAGGTTCTTAATATCgattttgattaatttttaataaatcgcccagccctactatattatattataataatatattactatattactactatattatattagatttatttatatatatatatatatatatatatatatatatatatatatatatatatatatatatatatatatatatatatatatatacatatatatacacacaaacatatagttaaaatgagaattattagccccctttttcttttttaagtatttcccaaatgatgtttaacagagcaagggaatgttcacagtatttctgataatatttcttcttcttaagtcttttttatatatatatatatatatattttaaggtcattagcccctttaagcaaaaaaaCGAACCATCGAACcattcaatgacttgcctaaaaaatcttatctctgttaaacagaaattggggaaaaaataaacaggagggctaataattcaggggactaataattctcacttcaactgtatgttcaaaTATATGGACATACTGATTTTCATAAGGGAACAATGCATGCTTTGACATTCTAATCTTCCCCcacgccccccccccccccccccatatgtATACAATAGTAAATTAAGCTAAATAAAGTTGAACTAAATTTCTTTCATGCCTTAAACATTTCTAAATTATTGAAAAACATGGCATTGAGCCCCATTTTCTCTAAACATGCTTGCGGCACAGCctctttttgttgatgtttttagtTGTTACTGTGACTTTTATTAGATCAGCCTCTGCTCTCAGACACGGCAGATGAAAAGCGTGACATCAATTCTTTTATGGGACACTGTACTTCAGCATCTACACTTGTTTGTAAAAGGGTTTTCTCTGCCGTGTTGCATCACCAGTCTCGCCGTTTTACAGGGCACATGATCTAACGCTCAAATTCAATTGGACGGCCTATTTCAATGCAGGGCGATTGAAAAAACAATCGACATACTGGTCAGAAAAAAAATCCCACTCCATATGTTTTACTCCATATTGATGTATTGTTTTGATTCAAGTTTGTTGCCGCAGTATAAATTCCCACTCAGAGTGAAAGGGCCTTAAATCTGTAGGTTGCATATCTGACATGTTGAGCCGCACATGCAGGTGTTGCAAGTTTGATTTGTGCACTTTTTGACTCTTTCCCTTCGTCTCCTTATCATATTACACTCTCTCTATTATCCCTATCAATTTAAGTAGCACAGGGATGAAGATGAAATTTCTGAAATGCAAGCAGAGGACAATTCTGTGTAGCTAGCTTGTGAAATTtagctgctgtaccatggctgcagtaggcacaatgatattacgtAGCGCCTGAAAATAAACCCCAGCTAGGTAAATAGGTAACAGCaatgcataatatcattgcacctgctgcagcatTGATACCGCAGCAAACTGTTTTGATTATTATgctggaatgagagtatagttcctagccatattagCTTTGAAAATAgccacttttcattttctgtcggaCTTAGTACACAGTGTAATTACGAATAAGGCAAGtcttaaataggaaaatgatctAAACACTATTTAGAATTAACTTCTTTAAGAGCAATGCTAATTGTCTAATCCAATTCAtcgatttatgctaagctaagctaaacatgCTCCCGCCCAACCTGGAAATTGGCTAAATGCGTTCAAAAAATGGCAAAACTCGATCGTTTAACTCTTGGTGACTTGTAAATTGAGCctatatgtaaaaaaatgtgGAGTGTTTCTTTATAAGTTGAtctgaccaaaacaagacaaaaatatctTTCAAATAAACTTTGTTCTTTTGAGCTTTCCATTCATCCAGAAATGTAGAGTGTTCGCGCGgtctttaaatgtattaatagttaataaatcAATATAGAAAAATTTAAgacccttaaaaagtcttaaatgctattttgcatggtattaaattatatataatttttgattatgcaatgtatggttgtattctaaagtttgcctgaattaaatctatCAGTATGCTGTGTATCCAGCGAGATTTGACATTATGTtggtttgtttactgcagcaaccAAGGCAACaacattatttctgcagttctataggcgccaacctgcggaattagctagatttaatagatttttattcagtatatgagtAATGTTTGAGTTTTGGATTAGATTCTCAcgtaaatatttagtaaatatactgtacattaaaatCTCGTTATAAGTGCTTATGAGGTTTTAAAATGTATGGGAAGAGTCTTAAAAAATGCCTTAAAAGATATCGAATTTgcctctctgattcctgtatatgctctggtaaaaaaacaaatcatagtgtccaaaaacaataaaaataaatataagcgGCACAGCTGCTTCGAGCTttgatataaattttttaaaacaacaaaaaatatatgtacAGTCAGGGGCGGATAGGCCATCTGgaaattctggcaaatgccagaagggccggatcATTTTTTAattgtgggccggtcagtttctttttattattattttttttttgtatgtatgtattgctttttacagtgaatgCAACGCTTCGAGATTCAGGCACTttctccgaaaacactcgattgatctTGGCTGGCGGATCAAAATTTACCACATGATCGCTGTCATCggcgccattatttgtaactttaggtgggtttgcaaacctgtgtagaTTAAATTTTGGGCACATTTGCAACCAatatggtcgcaatttcgagccctgttattTATATATCAGGTCAGAATTATCTGcccttctttgaattttttttcttttttaaacatttctcaaataatgtttaacagggcaaagaaattttcacagtatgtctgataatattttctcctctggagaaagtcttatttgttttatttcggctggaataaaagcagtttttaattttttaaacataattttaaggacaaaattattacaccctttaagcattttttttccgatagtctacagaacaaactattgttatactataacttgcctaattaccctaacctgcctagttcacctaattaacctagataagcctttaaatgtcactttaagctgtatagaagtgtctagaaaaatatctagtaaaatattatttaatgtcatcatggcaaagataaaataaatcagttattagagatgagttattaaaactattttgtttagaaatgttgaaaaaaaatcttctttccgtttaacagaaattggggaaaaaataaataggaggggggaggctaatagttctgactttaactgtattttaagcCTTAAATTACAGTATTTAAGTGTATTAGTGACATTTGAAGACTCAAGTAATTCCTTTCATATACATTTAAGAATATATATCACGTTGGTGTATATCTGGCATAATGAAAAGAAATCTCATGCTTAacatataaaaaatgaattaGTTAATGTTTCTTCTGTGTTGGCCAGACTTATATAATGGCTTTTAAAATTCTCAACAATTATTGACACGTTCGGTTCTACTACACTAAATGAATCTGCATATCACGTACTTGATTAGATTAAAATGTTTAATCGATCGACAGCCCTGGTTTTTTACCAGCGGTCTACACGGAAATTAATGCTGCTTGTGTTTCATAAGTGTTAGCATATGAGCATTACTCATCCTGACAAATGGCAAGCCGAATGTAGTTTCCCATCTCTCAGGCAAGCGTAACTTGAGATGTTTTTGCCTTGTTTACAGGCAGGTTCAGGTGTGGGAAAATTAGCTCTCGGGTCTGTGCTGATGTAAGCTAGTTAGGGGCTAACTTTGCGAGATTGGTGTCATGGTAAGATCGGTCTAGttggctgtttattttttccttgcGAGGAAAATGTTAAGGCATCATGATGTTGCACAGGTAAGGTTCCCCTCCGCTGCCCGCTCTGATGAGATGATTCCGAGTTTCAGCTATCACATTTAATGACTATGATTGAATGCGATGAATATAAAATGTGGAAATCACACCATGTTCCAAACAGGCGCAATGTCAAAGTTTTCAGCATCAAGTGCTCTGTCTGTTAATGGAAGCACTAAATGTGGGGGAAAAACTGAAGTGGAACTTTGGACCAATGATATATTCTTACTGTGGGCGGAGCTATGCAACTCATACAAGACAATAGCATGCGGTGCATTCAAGTCATGCTGAAAAGATCATATTTTTACACTCGAATGCCACCAGTAAGTTGTAATTATATTCGGGGAACTCCTGGTTTTGCTTTAAGCCATGAGAAAATATGAGTAGActaaaatagaatatatataaatgcaaattgtATATGTTTGGATTTGTTCAGAAATGGAACAATAGCATACTGCTTACTGACAGTggttggaaagagtactgaaaaatcatacttaagtaaaagtaccattacttgcttaGAAATGTAGTGCAATTAGAGTAaatgtatctgttgtaaatattactcaaagtatgagtaaatagTAGACCTATCAAAACTACGCAAGAGTGGTGAgcagtgagtattacgctgttaaaGCTAATGCAttcacatgtaatttgtggatgtgtgtaaacgtaacattctgtagtgcatttagttatttaattcCTTTCTAAAAGGACTGAGctcacaagaaaatgaattaatgaatttattgcAGTGATTAGAattttgcaatgtcagtttttttttccaatatcgtgcagccctacttaaacaaacaaacaaacaaaccaaaatgtcttttattgtttaatataaatcttaaggtttttttgtttgttttttaatgcatcCTATACATATTTATAGGTACCTTTCCACTTCATAGTATGGCAAGGTTTAGTGTAACTCACTTTTGGGAGCTGCATTCCACTGCGTTCCATACCTAGTTACTGGGTATTTTTATCACCACCTCAAGTGAGGTTCCAAGCGAGCTGTATTGTTACCAAAATGTCAGGTTTACATACTGCTGATCACCGATTGGTCTGAGAAAATCGCTACTACCAGCGTCATTGGAATTGCGTCTTAAGACACCAATCTCTCTTTATGTAAACAGTCAGCATCTATTGCCGCTGTGTTGTGTGTTGGTTTGTGTCGCACATTTGTTGTGTCGCATTTCGGATGATGTTACGACAGTGAAGGCTGTGCAACTATAGCTAGGAatgtaacgattcacctgactcacgattCAATGCGATTCATGATACTAATCTCACAATCCGATTTAGTCATGATTTTTCAACAAAATGCTGCACATCTTTtgctaaataatatattttcttccataactaattgctattttaaaaacaaataccaAAAAGAATAACTCTACTATGGAGCGGATTTCTGGCGGCCGCTGCGATTGGATACTACACTAAAGTTGGCGACCTaggggtgttacagactgtatCAAAAATGGGGtagggagttttccaggagaaataacaaaacgggagggttgcAGGAGATGGgcctgaaatacaggagactacCAGTAAAAATGGCAGGTATGGGTGCAGGTTAGGacaaactccttttaatatggaaaataatccTTCTATcacgtgccgttgcttttatttagaacacgacttaaatcagcctttaggctcgacagtcaggcacactgctgttgacgtcatcaatctggcaacctgagcttgcatgtgttttgaaccaggcatgcaatacctacttcaaccactgggtgtcaaacttgcatactgcctTTAATAAAAAGAACTGTAATTCAAATAGCACAAATGTTAGTTAATCGTTTTGCGTGATTCATTTAAATACTCCCCTCCCATAAAATTTGCGTCTGACCAGGAAACTCCTATAAATGCATATTCAGTAAGGTGAAACACTATAATAGCTATTTTCAGTGATACACCTTCCTCCTTGTTTAGTAAAAAGTGACAGTTACCACAAGATGGTCTTATATCTAGCCCTATGTGTTTTCAAACAGCATCACGCTAAACTGTTGTCGCTTAACCTCATTGCATtacttattaatacattttttaataatgagTAGAGTAcagaattatataaataaaatggcaCGTTAGTTAGTATGTTAGTAATGGCACGTTAGTAATCTAACAAAAATAGATGAATCAGACACAGGGTCTCATTTACAAAGCTTGgacacacacaaatctgtgttGTTATTAGAAACAAATTACGATTCATTCAGAACTTTTGCATTAAACAACTGGAACCACATTCTCTGAGCTGCCTTTAATTGTGTTAAAATTACTAAGAtactaattaataaattattaagttGAAATAATCTTAtgctatatttattaattaatgttaatatattaattattgctTGTTGTTTCTATTGCCACTCACTCTTAATTCACCCTTTGTCTTTTCGAACTggacatttaattatttaagaatTACGGGagaattaattaatgattaattaattaattcagaaTTAATGTTCTAttcaaaatattgaaatataaaaatcCTACATTGGAAATGGATTTTAAAATCAAGCACAGATACTCTTGTGTACTGCTTTAGATCTGGCATCCAGGTATTTGGAGCTCGCTGAATATTAACAAGCAACCTTGTGGGTTAATTAGTGAAGCTGTTTGTCAAAAtaacatgctttttttaaatgcatgtgtcGTGTTTGGGAAATGTTTTCATGGGAATATGAGGAAACATCTGGAACAGATGCCTCACTCCGAGCGTCAAGACACAAACGTCTCCACAACCTACATATAACCTTGGTGAGCCCTGCATATAGTCCATAGTGTACATATATGATATTTTAAACAACTTGTTTGATTGCTCTGAATGGCTCCGCCCACAGAGAAATCTTATTGGCCAAAATCCTGCTCCATACAGCTGCATACATTAGGATATTTAATAGCTAAAGATGTGTATACATtaaaacactgttaaacattacattcacacacaGTAGTCGATAGTGTCGAAAAAGTATGAAGCACAATTCACACAGACCTTTCAATTGGTAATCATTAATATGCTTTGCTTACATTAGTATCATAATTGTTGTATTATTTAGTGTCTTGAAGTCATTCTTTGAACTGCAATCTGATTTATTAAAGCaagaaacagaaacaaaaataagACATAAAAAAGTTGTTAAAGATTTTATCTaacagttcattcatttattttccttcagcctagtcccttatttttccaatagtatctggatgcagcctttatgatgcaagctgagactgcatcactcagcgatgcaatgtcagacacaatgcactcaaatggagctagtaacgtcactgtgacgggtagggttaggggtggggttaggtgagcccattaaaagcattggatgcagcccagattgcactgcaccaggtctgcagccagacccctctctatttttcaggggtcgtcacagagcaatgaatcgccaactattccggcatatgttttacacagcccttccatccgcatcccagtactgggaaacacccaaacactcttacATTCCCACACAACTGCAAATTTACTATTGCAagtctttcgactgtgggggaaaacgtaCACCTGGAGGaacacgccaacacggagagaacatgcaaactccactcagaaatggctgctggcccagccgagactcaaaccagtaaccttcttgcccTGAGgcgtcagtgctaaccactgagccactgtcgcCCTTCCAGCAGTTCAACAAACATGAAATTAATATTGTTAAAAACTTTAAAGTGAGTTACTTTTTAGAAAGTAAAAACAATTCTAAACAAACTGCGCATTTGTGCAGCATTGCATTGTGTTGTTGCTGAATTTAGTTGAGTCATTCAGTGTGATTTGTTCATAAAGTTAATATAAATTTCTTTGTTTCTAAACTCTCAGTAATTAaggtatgagagctgtcactggggtggtaccttttcaaattgTACCATATTGGTTCCACAAAGGTTAACATTATTACCTAAACATGTTGTACTTTTGTAATTTTTAGGTATTATTATGTGGTATTAATAAGGACCCGTTACAAATGtgtaacttttgaaaaggtacgacctcagtgacagctcatgtcagagatggcaaaagtacacacatcctttacttaagtagaagtacagatactcatgtttaaaacgtAAACGTAGAAAGTAGAAGTACTGACTACACAATtgtaaagtaaagaagtacagcGTCAAAAATGTACaagagtaaaaaagtaaaaagcacccgtttcaaccacagtccaaagacatgcggtataggtgaataataggtaactaaattggcagtagtgtataagtgtgtaaatgagtatgggtgtttcccagtactaggttgcagctggaagggtgtccactgtgtaaaacatatgctggaataatcggtggttcattctgctgtggtcacccttgataaatcagggatgaagctgaaggatagtgagtgtgGATAGGTAGGTAACTAGTCCTCACATCCTATTGTTACATATAAAATAACTccaatttaatgtaaaatgtttgttgctaAATTTATGAAAGTAGCCAAGCAGCAACAAACTTTGCAATATAGCCtaacaatattgtttaaaaagtCGGCCCATGTATCATCATCCTGTCGCAAACTCACAGCGTTCATCATGTAGTTTTTTGGCTGTTCAATCAAAAAAATCAGCTGCCGTTCATGTTGATTCACTCTAAAAGTTATTCTGTTGGTCagtctatctttataaataatgtcttacattttacactgaattctgtccaaaatatatacaacttttttcttttgctaaaataaatccTTATCAAATTTgactgcaaactttttttttttgcattaggcTAAAGCTGCTTATTTCTTCAAAGAGCAGCTCTTATACATAACccagaaataaaggaaataaactgcaatgcatacattttttataaagtgtttgattgttttattactaaatgtacaaatctttacaaaaaagcaCTATTTCTCGTGGTAATAGACTGAAAGCCTGTGCAGTAATGATCGGAAGTGGACTAAAGGCCTAAGCATTTAAACggcatgtttttgaactggaaTGTGTCTCTCTTGTTTACCTGTGAAAACAAAAGGTGTCTTATTACTCTGCAAACAGTGCAGCATCAGTCATGTTAAATTCGccgactctctctctcacatctCCGCAGTCATCCTAGCCTTTCTCATAGTAATATTCATAAACTAGCCCACATATAGTGCACGATAGCCGTGCACTGTAGCACGCAGGCGCGCAATGAGGAAAATTAGACTGCTTGCATCAAAAAGATGCTCATATTGTTGCGCAATGACAATAAAATTATTTAGATTCCACTCtcaaacacatgaaaacaaaagtaacgactgtgctttaaaaaatgtaaggagtatatttgtgtaaaaatgtaaggagcAAAAGTAAAAAGtttccaaaaataaatgaataaataagtagtggtgtaaagtactgataccagaaaaatctacttaagtacagtaacgaaGTACTTGTCCTTCTTTACTTCCCATCTCTatctcttgtacctttatttctgagtgtgtaaatgaatcagcatttttgaatgaatcacttGAATACATGAGTTATTGGGAGTTGACAGCACCTACTGGTTGTTTTAGTGTCATTTATTTATCCACAACAGATCCCAGTGGATGCCCTTgatgtcttcattcattcattcattttcttgtcagcttagtccctttattaatctggggtcgccacagcggaatgaaccgccaacttatccagctagtttttacgcagcggatgaccttccagccacaacccatctctgggaaacatccacacacacattcacacacacactcatacactacggacagtttagcctatccaattcacttgaagggcatgtctttggactgtgggg is from Danio rerio strain Tuebingen ecotype United States chromosome 14, GRCz12tu, whole genome shotgun sequence and encodes:
- the cxxc5b gene encoding CXXC-type zinc finger protein 5 isoform X2, with protein sequence MSASGGSMEGSRAVEDEEAQDSCCGEEDSSPVVERRNRSGIISAPLSKSLKRSRALSQYIATCSAAAVASVANANRLAQSSMVASGVKAHPTASQHRSQVGYAKLDRGALVSGLLDSPSGLHLAQAAELLRRAGMLLPVSDPSNVNVGGDMETVSASDSLGSVMDFPLLGNGGVGGSFPYHPGLFIMTPAGVFLADGALSHVTGASEHQQTQSEISSAISANGKKKRKRCGLCPPCRRRINCEQCSSCRNRKTGHQICKFRKCEELKKKPAGGLEVMLPTGAPFRWFP
- the cxxc5b gene encoding CXXC-type zinc finger protein 5 isoform X1, producing MSASGGSMEGSRAVEDEEAQDSCCGEEDSSPVVERRNRSGIISAPLSKSLKRSRALSQYIATCSAAAVASVANANRLAQSSMVASGVKAHPTASQHRSQVGYAKLDRGALVSGLLDSPSGLHLAQAAELLRRAGMLLPVSDPSNVNVGGDMETVSASDSLGSVMDFPLLGNGGVGGSFPYHPGLFIMTPAGVFLADGALSHVTGASEHQQTQSEISSAISANGKKKRKRCGLCPPCRRRINCEQCSSCRNRKTGHQICKFRKCEELKKKPAGGLEKVMLPTGAPFRWFP
- the cxxc5b gene encoding CXXC-type zinc finger protein 5 isoform X3 is translated as MSASGGSMEGSRAVEDEEAQDSCCGEEDSSPVVERRNRSGIISAPLSKSLKRSRALSQYIATCSAAAVASVANANRLAQSSMVASGVKAHPTASQHRSQVGYAKLDRGALVSGLLDSPSGLHLAQAAELLRRAGMLLPVSDPSNVNVGGDMETVSASDSLGSVMDFPLLGNGGVGGSFPYHPGLFIMTPAGVFLADGALSHVTGASEHQQTQSEISSAISANGKKKRKRCGLCPPCRRRINCEQCSSCRNRKTGHQICKFRKCEELKKKPAGGLEVRW
- the cxxc5b gene encoding CXXC-type zinc finger protein 5 isoform X4, which gives rise to MSASGGSMEGSRAVEDEEAQDSCCGEEDSSPVVERRNRSGIISAPLSKSLKRSRALSQYIATCSAAAVASVANANRLAQSSMVASGVKAHPTASQHRSQVGYAKLDRGALVSGLLDSPSGLHLAQAAELLRRAGMLLPVSDPSNVNVGGDMETVSASDSLGSVMDFPLLGNGGVGGSFPYHPGLFIMTPAGVFLADGALSHVTGASEHQQTQSEISSAISANGKKKRKRCGLCPPCRRRINCEQCSSCRNRKTGHQICKFRKCEELKKKPAGGLEVR